The Eschrichtius robustus isolate mEscRob2 chromosome 5, mEscRob2.pri, whole genome shotgun sequence DNA window TTCAGAGAAAGGTGTTCCCTTCCTGATGCCCTGCTGTCCTGGGTCCTCAGATGACCGCTGACCTCGGCCTGGGTGTGGAGCACTCAGAACCGCAGGTCCCCCTTACCTTCCCCACCGAGGGCCCAAGGCCGCCCGTGATCTCGATGTTGAAGTGGTCCATGACGTAGTTGACAAGGTCTCTCCAGTCGTAGCCCGCAGGTGCGGCCACGGTGGTGACGGTGGGCAGTCGGATGGCCTGCAGGACAGGCCGGGCTCAGCCACCTCATGCCACCACAGccagccccacctgccctggcctgGCCAGCCCCGGCCGCAGGCTCCAAAGGGGCGGGCAGGGGTGCATGTGGGGGACGGAGAAAGGGCCCCAGGAGAGCGAGGTCACCACCGCCCCAGGAGCCACGCCCACCGGCTGGTGCTCAGGGCAGGGCGTCCAGCCTCCAGGGACCCCTCCCTGTGTCTGTTCTCTGACAGGCCACATGCTGAAACTCGGGGTGCCTGGCTTATTCAGCTGagcccctacccccagcccctccaGGACGGTGTCTGGCTGGGGTTCTGGAGGCCGATGGGCGTCTTCCAGCTCAGGGATCACCCATAACTACTCCAGGtggggaggctctgggggaggtgGAGGCATCCAGTTAAATGTCCTAAGATCCGGAGGCCAGGAAACCGTGACAATGACGCTGactgccccccccccatccccaggACCGTCCCTGCCCCCACCAGAACTGCCGTATCCCTAAAGGGGGCTGGACAGgagctctccctccccccaccgccaCCTGATgccctctgcccctgccctcctCACCGGATCCTTCACGAAGAGCTGCAGGCCCAGCCCCTGCAGGCGCCCGTGCAGGTACTCTGAGGCCTCGCGGTGCTGCTGCCAGCTGTTCTCCAGGccctgggtggggagagggcagtggggtgggcagggggtgcTGGGGGCCCTCCTcggtgggcagagagggagaaaCTGGCTGGCATCCACAGGGGGCAACTTTGGCCGGCGGAGGGGCTCCTCTCCTGGCCTGGGCTCTGAGCCCCTCGGGAGCCCCCTGGAGCCCCAGGTTCAGGGCCCTGACTCTGCCCCAGGGGCCGGGCCCGGGCTACCTCAGGGTGGTGGAAATAGTCTGGGTCTGGGAGGGGGACGTGGCGGCCCAGCCGGTTGTTGGGTCCTCCAGGCccctgggaggggtggggacgCCCTGGCCAGAGGTGGGGGGCCGGCAGGGGGCAGAAAGGCTTCTGGGCCACACGCTgcctcctgccctcccagccGCTGAGCCCACAGTCCCAATTCCACGGGGGTCCAGCCTCTCCTGCCTGCGCAGCTCACAGCCGtggcccagccccctcccccgcaAGCGTCAGCTCCCGGCCTCTCTCTCGGCTGCGCACGCCAGCCCGGTGCTGGTGACCACCCAGCCCATGGGACACCTCGAGTCTAGCCCAGCCCTGGGGCGGTGGCGACGTGAGTGGACGCAGAGGGCAAACGTGGCCAGCGCAGCACCGCAGCCTCGCTGGAGGCAGGCCTTGGCCCAGGTCTCTCCCTGGCCTCTGGACCGGCAGCTGGCAGGGCCCCTGGGGGCCGTCCTGGGGCTGTGTTTCCTGGCCTGGGCCACACTTGGCCTCTTGGGTCCCGAGAGTGTGGACCTTGCACTGGGCCAAGGCACCACCCTGGTCGTGGTCACACCCAGCTGTCCCCACGTGGCTCCTGCCCACACCCTGGAGCGGGTAGTGGCTGAGGGCACAGCCCAGCCTTCTGACGGTggtctcaccccacccccctgccctctGGCTCCACTTCCTGGCCGCCCGccctctcttcctcccacctGGCCCCTCTGCTCAGCCAGGCCCACGCTGAGTGCTTCACTGAGAACCGAGGGGTTGGAAGGGGGTCCACACCTGCCCTACCACCACATCTGCCCTCAGGGCTCTGTCCTCCGGGGCCTCTACCCTCAGCTGGCAGCcggctctcccacctctccctgaCGCCTGCCCAGAGCCTATCCCCCTCCACACTCAGGGCTACTCTCCAGCAAGGCCCCCAGCACCTCTCCCTTCCTGCGGGCCCCTCAGTAAACCAACCAGCAGTTCTCCGAGTCTCAGCATCCCtctcaccccctgcccccagtcaGCTTGCGGGAatctcggggggggggggcgcctcCCAGCGGCTCGCCAGCCTCAGCACCCGCCGGGTCCCAGCTCCACGCTGCTCAGCTGCCGCCTCCGCTCACCTGCTCTGCTAGATGGGCCAGGCTCTCCCTCAGGCTGTACAAGCTGATGACCGGGGTGGTGTGATGGTATCTGGAAGACAGGAGGGGGTGGCCAGGTCACTGGGCGGGGCCAGGGCAGTGACTGTGTCTCTCCCAGCCCCAGCTGGCCCAGGCTCTCTGACGACGGGTCGGCCCCCACCCAGGGGAGCGCGGTCCAGCTTGGGGGCTACAGACCTGCAGCCAGATCTGGGGAGAGCCTGGTTCAGAGCAGGGCACTGGCCAGGCTGCGGGGGTAGGCTGATGGGCTGGAGACCAGGCGCTGGCTCTCACCTGTAGCCCCAGTGCCCCGCTGTGCCCGCTGCGGAGGGCACAGTTCCTGGTGTCCCTGTCTACGTGTGTCACGTAAGGGGCTTCGGGTTAAGGTCAAAGCCACCTCACAGAGAGCCCCCTGGTCCCCCCCTCCCTCTGAGAGATGGGTAAAGCAAGCCCAGGATCGGGAAGATGTGTCAGGCCAGGTCCAAAGTGCCTGCAGATGTGCTGGGACTTCTGGGAGGAGAGGGCCGCatggaaaggggggtggggaccATGCCTGGGGGGCCTGAGGGGAATGGGGGGGACCCTGTTGGGGGCATTGAAGGCCTGGCACTGGTGAATCCCGGGGCCCCAGCTGGGGTGTGAgggcatgagggtggagcctgccCATCCCTTAgcacttccctcccctccccacccaccctttccctccctgcccagccccgCCCCTCTCTTACATCCTGGGCTTGTCCTCGCAGCCCCAGAAGTTGGCCAGCCACTTGATGTCCAGGTAGAAGGAGAAGGGCTTGGTCCTCCGAGTGTAGATCTTATTTCTGGGGAGGAGAATCAGCCTgaatgccccccccccaccattgcTCAGAAGTGAGCCAGATGGGTGGGGCCCCCAGGACCCCCATGTCTGTATTCAGGCCCCTGGggcccagcctctgcctctgcctcgaGGGTGTGCGCTTGTCACTCGGGACGGGCTGATTCCCATGGAGTCACCCCAACTCATTCCTCAGGTCAGAGAAGGGGGACCGGAGGGTCTGCTGTGTGGTGAGTTCAAACACATAAGAATGACAGAGGGGACCCTATTTGAGGAAAGCGTCCTGGGAACTTGTTGGAAAACCCGGAAAATTTGAAGAATGCACTAACCGTGGAGTCTCCAGACTGCAGTTCTAACCTACAGGCCAGGACTTGAGCTGCAACATTTCCAGGCTCCAGGCAGCCCCGCTCACTGCAGACTGGCCCACAGTCCCAGCTGGCAGGAGCCCGTTCCTTAATACCTACCCTGGTTTGCTACTGCTCCTCCcgaattcaatggtttttataCAAGGGCAGAGCCCTTGGTTTGTCTCAAGTCTGAAGTCAAGGGCCTCTCTGTTCAGTCCTCCAGTTACCTGGCTGGTGCCTATGCTAAATGTATACCTAATGTATAAAGGCACGTAGTTATATCACCCCTGAGattttctctaattgtttgatatatggtacagcatttattgcacaCTTCCCTTATCTGCCCATTTATCTTTGTTTCAAAAATCTGAACATAGGGTCAGCATATACTTATGCTCAGTGTTTAATGGTGAAATTTAAacgtaattaaaataaaaatagtgtacCCATAAGAAAATGACAGAGGGGAGACTGAGGCTGGGAGTCTAGAGATGAGGCCTCACCTCTCCTAGAAGCAAGTGCAGCCTTGGGGACAAAACTGTGAAGCCGGGGTCTGCCGGAGGGGCCTCTGGGGCAGCCTGGGAAGAGCCGCGTCCCCGGGCCAGGTAACGCCAGGCTGCCCTGGCaggcctctcctccccacccggcCCGTcctgttctctcctctccttccccctggTCTCCCCAACCCCTGCACCCCCGTGGGCTCCTCTGCTCTCAGGTCCCAGGCGATGCTGGCTGATCTTGAAACGTTAAATAGAGGTGTTCTCCAACAGCTCCAGATGGACGTGAACAGACCGGGGCCGCTGTCTGACCTCCGGACTCAGACCCAGATGCCTCCTTGACCTGCCTCCAGGCCCCTCAGACTTCGCACACCCACACAGAACTCCAGATCTCACCTCACATCCTCTCTGTTCCGTCACCTGGGTGCAGCTCACGGTGATGGCCTGCTGGGGCCGGTCCtcaatcccctcccccagcccacccagGCCTGGTTCAGGGTCTGGACACCGGGGACATGGGGCGTGTTGAGGCTGCAGCGGGTGAAGGGGGCCTGTGCCTAGCCCGGGGAGCAGCTCCTGCATCGGCTCCTGGATGCTGAGCCAGGGTGGGGGCAGCAGCGGGCTGGCACTGCCCCCCATCCTGGGCTTGAGGCCAGGGACCTGCTGGAAtgttgggccctgcagcccataCACAAGCCCCGGGTCCACAAGGAGCACCTTCTGGAGGCCAGCCTGGCCAGGCCACTCGGCCACACGCGTGGCCCTCAAGCTGCCCCAGACACCCCGCTCCCGGGGAACCCAGAGAATGGGCTCACCTGTCCAGGGCGGGCACCTGTCCAGGCTGGGGGGAGCATGGCAGAGCACGGCCCGCCCGAGGAGCCGTCCCCTCCCttgctctgtccctccctcctcgGGGCCGTCTGGCCTTGCTGCCTGTCCAGCcctggctgggggcggggctcACTCACTTGGCCTTGTCGCTGAAGGAGATGAGCGAGGTGCCTGCAGGGGCGTTCAGGACCTTCTGGGAGCCCGAGTATAAGACGTCGATGCCTGTGGAGGGGAGGGGCGCATGCTCAGGGGCCAAGCCCCACGTGGGGGAGGGGTCATGGGGGGGCCACCCAGCCCAGGTCCTGAGAGTGAAGCAGAAGTTGCGGGAACCTGGGACCCACCAGGCAACTGGTGTCGGCAATGGGAGGGACAGTGTTGGAGGACTagacccttaacctgtggggtccgACGCTATTGCAGGGGGGCTGAGCTAACTGGAGGGCACCCCGTCAGCATCTGCTTGGTGTGGAAAGCCCACACGCCTGGGGTGAAGCGCTGGGAGAGAGCGGGGGGCGGCGGAGCGTGGAGGAGCAAACGGGTTTTTCCTTCACGTCTTGCAGTGCCCGTCCCCCGGCCTTCCACATAGCCTGAGGGGATTTTCAAATTATGGGGCAGCCGCAGAGGGCGGTGGTCAAGCCCGAAGCTGGCAGGACAAAGGACCAGGGTTCCCATCCAAGCCCTGCACCCGTCTCTGACTCCCTGAGGGTGGGGACCCGAGGGAACTGCGTGCCCAGGTGCACGGACAGGTGGACCCAGAACGTTCTTTACAGTTCATTCCTAAAGCCTAAAACTGGGCGGACCCGAAGTTCTCCCGAGAGGAAAGGGCTGAAGGGGGTGTTTTCACACAAGCGATGAATACTCAGGAGCAGCAACACGAGGGACCCTTGTTGACATTAGGTTGACGCCTGCTGACCCACAAGGTCCCGTGGCGGCCGGGATGGGGCAGTGAAGGCCAGAGGCCCTGAGCCTGGCCTTGCTGTTCCGCGGCCTGGGCCTCAGGCTGGAGCCTCCTTGCCTGGCTTCTCCCTCCACGGCGGGGGCGGCCAGCCTGGAGCCCAAGGGTGGGTACCCCGGGGACAGCACTGCCCCCCTGCTCCTATGCCCAGGGCCCCTCTGTGCGCCTGTCCTTTCAGAGCAGTGGTTGGGGTCAGCCCAGAAGGCTCGCCCTTCAGCACTGGACCCCGCGGAGCAGAGCACTCTGCAGAGCGAGAAGTGGGCCAGGCCATGTGGGGCGGGCAGCCGTGGGCCCAGCACCACCCAGGGTGGATCCAGGCTTTCCTCCCCGAGGAGATGCGGGGCCTGGAAGGCTTCCCCGGGCTGGCCTGCAGTGACAATGTCAGCGGTGCTCCCGGCGTGTGACAGGCGTTGGGGGGGTCTCTGCCCTGATTGGCAggggccctgacactgtccccacccctcctccaagGCTCTGAGTGCCTCTCCAAATGTCTCCCCTGGAGGGTCCCTTCCTCCCGCCTTCCCCCCGGTCCCGGCCCGATGGCCCAGCAGAAACACGGGGTGTGGCCAGTTTACGGAGCGCGTCCTCCCTGTGAGGAGTTGGTGCTCCTCCCACGCCTTGTGGACACCAGCGCCTAATCCGGGGTGCGGCTGGCGGACACCAGGCCCTGGCACAGGACGCCTCCCAGCCAGGGCTTCTGACGCTTCGGGCCACcggtggctggggtggggggcactccCTTACCCTGCTGGTCCATGTAGATGGGGACCCCGCCCAGGGAGGCCACCGAGTCCACCAGGAGCAGGCACTGGTacctgggggcaggggcagcagaGAGCAGGAGGGGCTTCAGACTCTGCCCCTGGGTGGGGTTTCTGGAGGGGCCTTACGAGCCTTCAGAAGGGCCACCGGGGAAGCAGGGGGAGCCACCCGCCTCCCACAGGATGCCTCCTCCGGGGCTCTCAGCCCCCCGGGACCAGCTCTGTGTCTGAACCGGGGTGAGCCCCCGGCACAGCGAGCGTCACCCTGGGGGCCCCAGGTGGCCGGACCCAGGTGCTCACGAGGCCAGCCAGGCAGTCTGTGTCCTGGGGGCTGGCTGGGTGCTGAGTGCTCAGGCCCAAGGGCCGTTGGGGTCCAGGGACCAGCCTAGCACAAGGCTGCATCTCCTTCTGCAGACAGCCCACAGGGCAGAAGTCCACAGCATGGGGAGGACAGAGTCCAGAAACAGCCTGAGCTGAAACAGCTGACTTCCCTCCACctccacattttctttaaaaaaggcaCAGAGTATCCCACGTGGACCTATGGGAGTCGTAGCCCAGGTGACATCGGTGAGCTTGATTCACTGGACAAGACTCCAGGCGGCAGGCGGTCCCGGCTGGGCTGTGCCCAGTGGGCCCGAGGCCCCCGTGGAGGATGGCAGCCCTGCCGGGGTGACCCTGCCTTTCGGTGGagcttctctccttccatcctgTGGTCAGCTGTCCAGAGCACGACTGCTGGTCCCGGGAGGGAATCCCACCTGACCCCACGCAAGGCCCTGGGCAGcccgggcaggggtggggggagcctgGCCGAAGGCAGTGGAGCACGGCGCTGCGTTGGGGCTCTGGGACTTCGGGGCGAGGGGGGCAGGCTGGGGCACCAAGGCTGCAGGGTCAGCGTGAGCCCACCCTAGTCATGGGCCAGGAGGGCAGTGGCGCTGGGGGGACACCTGACCCTGCTCTCAGATGGGAGGGTCCATCCAGCCTCGGCCCAGGGCCAGGAGGACCTCCGAGGACCTGCACCCCCATCACACGGCAGAGGCTGGGGGGACCGGCCAGCAGCCCACCACACTCCTACCCTGTCCTCAGACTGGGTCTGAGCTGTGCTTGGCTCTGCCCCCAGCACTGCCACCCTGGAAGAAGCCCACATGAGGGACAGGCCCACCTGTGGGGACAGGCTCACCTGAGGGGACAGGCCTACCTGTGGGGACAGGCTCACCTGAGGGACAGGCCCACCTGAGGGGACAGGCTCACCTGTGGCAGAGCTCCCCGTAGCCATCGAGGGGCTGCAGCACGCCGCTGGATGACTCCCCCTGAGTCAGGAACAGCAGCACAGGCTTGTGCTGGGCCAGGGCCTGAGGGGACGGAGGTTACAGCCGTGGGTGGAGCCAGTGCGGGGAAGGGGCCTCCGCCTGGTGTGGCCCCCCACACATTCCCTCCCCAGGGGCAGCGCACATCTGGGCAGCGGGAGCTGGACGCCCCTCaacccctcctgccccccagctGACCGGCCTCCTCCCCGGGCCGGCGCACCCCCCGtacctcctccacctcctgcagCGTGAAGTGGCCTCCAGGGTCCTTGATCATCGGGTGTACGCGGGCTCCTGGGGGCAGAGTGAGTGGTGAGCAGCCCCGCACGCTGGGCGGGAGCCGGTGCTGGGGACAGAGGCCGGGCTGAGCAGGTGGGCCCTGTGAGGGCCGCCCACACCTGCCCCCAGCCGCTGCTGGAGGGGGAAGGCGGAGTGTGCTGGGCGAATCCAGGTTCCGCGGTGCCGTGGATGAGAGCGGCTCCCTCAGCTCCACTGCCGCCTCCCCAGCCCACCTTCCCTGAGCCCAGCCAGGCCGGGCACCCCGGTGCTTGGCAGCGCTCTCCACACGGGAAGTAGAGAAGCATCTGTGCAGGGCGGAGCAGACGGGAGCTTCCCAGCAGAGGGCGGCTTCGGAGGGGCCGCGCAATTGACGGATGACTGGGTGACGGATTGAATGCACGCGGGAAGCAGGAGCCAGCGTTGCCCGCTCTGGGGCCCTGGGGCTCCAGGGAGGCAGGCCCTTGTCCTGCTATGCCTCTTGAAGCCCTGCACCCCCGTGCACAGCAGGCCCCCAGTGTCATATGCAGGAGGCGGGGAGGCCCTAGGACCATCCCAGCCTCAGGGGCCTGAGGTGTGCggtggaggcaggggaggggcttgCCCAGGCCAGGAGGGTGGCCGAGGTCCGCTCAGGGTCCTGGACCTTGCCCGACCCGGGCTCCCCTTGAAAACCAGCGTGTGCACTGGAGGGGCCCCAGTGAGGGGTCAGGATGCCCTCGGGCTGTCGGGGGTTGTCCATTAACCTGGACCGAGTGTGGCCATGTGTGGAGCTGACCAGGCAGGGGTTCCGTGATGTTTCCAAACCCGCAGTCAATCATTAAACCCAATGCACCCTCGGGCTTTCGACTTCTGTCTCTCCCTTTAGTAAATTTTACTCTGGAAGTGGAAACCCTGTCCATACCTCCGTATTTTGCAGCTCTAGAAACAGagctgtttctgagattttgaggGGGGGATGTCAGCTTCTGAAACCTTGTCCTGTGACAGAGTGGAGGTGGCCCCTGGGGACCCCAGACAGCTGCGGGGACGCTCTGGGTTCGTGCTGAGACCAGAGGAGCCCCTGCAGTGCCGTCCCCACCACGGGCTCCGGAAACAGCTGCTCCCCAAACTCCGGGAGACCAGGGGGATGGGGGCCCCTCGAGCATCCCGACGCCCACTTGGAGGAGACAGCAGGCTGGCGGGCAGGTGGATGCGTGAAGGGCCTCCAAGGGGGGTAAGTGCTCAGGGCCTGAGGTTGGTACCTGGAGAGGGGGGCTTCCAGGCTTCGTGCCGGAGGAGGGAGGCCTCTGGGGAAGGATGGAGCGAAGGGCCGCACCCCACGCCCACACCGTCTCTTACCGATGCGCTCCCCGATGTCCTGGGCCCGCTGCCCCCAGACGCCGTTGACCCCGACCAGGAAGGAGTCCCCCGGCTCCAGGAGGTTGAACAGGGCGGCCTCCAGTGCACAGTGCCCCGAGCCGCTGATGGCCAGCGTGAGGGGGTTCCGGGTCTGGAACACGTACTGGATGCCTTGCTTGATCTCGTCCATGATCTGGGGGCAGTGGACATGCAGGTCACCGCCTCCCCTACTCCCACCCCAGGGAGGAGGCCACTCAGGGCACTGACCGCTGTGTCTCAGTGGCCTACCTGGAACATCTCCTCGTGCATGTGTCCTATTGTCTGCCGCCCCCCAGCCGCCATGACGCGGGGGGTCAGGTTAGAGGGGCCGGGCCCCAGCAGAAGCCGGCTGGGGAGGGACAGGGGCTTACTCAGGGCTTCTGGGGGGGCCACCAGCAGTGGGTGGGAGGCCATGGTCCTCACCCAGCCTGCCGCCTTGTGCCCCAGGGCCGCACTGGCCGCGGTCAGTGCCCGGAGCATTTCCCAGCAGGCCCTGCACTGACGATGGGCAGCGGAGGACACGGGGGCGCACAGGAGGTGAGCCTGGTCGATGGGTTTCTGCTCTACCTGCTGCCTTTGGCTGTTTGTCGTTGTTACCAGACCGTTATCAATGCTCGTCCTGCACGTGAAGGCTTGGCAGCCGGGGTGTTGAACCCTCGGCGGGAGAGGAGGAGCCAACAAAGTCCAGTCCGTGAAAAACAGATCTTGGCAAGTGGTCCTCTGCTCTCCAGCTGCCCCTCCCGCTCCATCCCCAAAGGATGCCCAGCCTGGTGCATCTGGCTGGGCTCAGGGGGCCCCAGCGTTTTTCTTATGGGACTAGAGCGCCAACATTTCAGACTTGGCAGACCTACAGGCTGTGTTAAAACTACTTAGCCCTGCTGTGGTGGTGAGAAGGCGGTTACAAGGGTGTGGCTGTgtgctaataaaactttatttacaaaagaagcggtgggccagatttggcccagggCCACAGTTTGCTGACTCTGGCTTAGCTCCTGGAAAGACTcactttagaaaatatatatgctccacgtgtataaacacacatacgcacacactgAGGACATGTCCATTCCTGATCCTTTTGGAATAAGTATTTCCTCTGCCCGTCTACACCTGAGGGCCCTGATGCTTGGTCTCCACACACGTAACCAAGGGGTCCTCACTGGGGAGCCTCCTCAGCTTCTGAGTCAGCAGGTGGGTAGAATAAATGCAACCAAGACTCCCTGCAGGAGGAGCCAGGCCCAGCAAGGGTGGCAGCCCAGCAGAGCCGCTGGTGTCCTGGGACATCGAAGGAGCCCTGCGTTGTGGGTGACCAGGCCAGGGAGGCACTGGACCGGATGCTCTCTGAGTAGCTCTTGCTTCTGACAGCTCTCGAGGGGCCGGGCTGGAGCTTGCCAGGACTTCCCGTTTTGTGTTTAGGGATCTGACGCCTGGGCCTCGGTAAGCAGGGAGCCGTCCGGGCTTCCACGGAGCCTCCATGGTCGGCAAGCACCTGCACGTGACCTTCTCCCATGGGGACTTGCTGCTCGGCTCAGCAGAGCCCCTGCATTCAGCACTCGCTGCTTGGGCTGGGTTCGTCTGGCGTCCTGGGGCGGCAGGGACTCCACGAGCTTTAGCCAGGATGGACAGGCATGGCCTGAGCACTTGGGGACCCTCACAGCCCTGCTGGGTCGGGGCGCTCCGTCCATCGGGGAGGAACAGGCAAAGGGGACAGGCCCCGAGTGGTGGGCAGAAAGCAACTCAGGAAAGAGGGCCCAAATGTGTCCCTGTTGGCCCAGGGCAGGCCTGCCACGCCACCGCTAGCCTGGCCCTGTACGCACAGGGAGGCCCCGCGGGCGCTCCCCCCcttgctccttccttccctcctttcctcactGCCCCGACGTCTTCCTTACCAAGCGAACCCTCTGGGCCAGGACCCAATCTGGCAGCTCCAACTGATGCAGGGTCAGCAAGAAGAGAAGCAGAAGCCCCTACCAGCGGCCGGCGGGTGGGGCAGAGGACCTGGGGTCTGCGACAGCCTCCTGGGAGCTGAGAGGAGAGGCCTGAAGGGCCTGAGAGCCTGGAGGAGGGGACAACCCCAGGGGGCTGCTGGGCAAAGCTCGTGGGGGCTTCGGAGCTGGGCCTTGGAGAAGGGAGAGGCGGGCCCACcccagggtgggaggggtggtgAGGGCCTGCTAGGCAGAAGGAGCTGCAGGGACCTGGGCACAGAGGTGGAGGCCTGTGTGAGGAGGGCCTGTGCAGACCCCTGCTGGGGCCAGCAGCCTCAGGTCTGGCCCGGCCATGGCGTCTGGGGCCCGCTGCTGGCCTGGTAATGCCCGTGCGGCACTGGGCCTCTGCAGTCACAGGTGTGtcagccctgcccagccctggtGCTGACCTGCCACAGTGAGGAACCTTCTCCTGCTGGAGGGGATGCCAGCCCCGCAGCTGTGTCCACCCTGGGGGTCCCCTGCCTGCTGGGAGCGGGAGGACCCCTCGACTCTGCTCCTGCCCTGGCCACCTTGTCTGCAGCCACACGGTCCCTGGGATCCTTCCCTCAGTCACTGAGCCCGTCCTGCTCGGCCCGCCCTCCGCCCACCTGGGAGCTGC harbors:
- the AGXT gene encoding alanine--glyoxylate aminotransferase is translated as MLRALTAASAALGHKAAGWVRTMASHPLLVAPPEALSKPLSLPSRLLLGPGPSNLTPRVMAAGGRQTIGHMHEEMFQIMDEIKQGIQYVFQTRNPLTLAISGSGHCALEAALFNLLEPGDSFLVGVNGVWGQRAQDIGERIGARVHPMIKDPGGHFTLQEVEEALAQHKPVLLFLTQGESSSGVLQPLDGYGELCHRYQCLLLVDSVASLGGVPIYMDQQGIDVLYSGSQKVLNAPAGTSLISFSDKAKNKIYTRRTKPFSFYLDIKWLANFWGCEDKPRIYHHTTPVISLYSLRESLAHLAEQGLENSWQQHREASEYLHGRLQGLGLQLFVKDPAIRLPTVTTVAAPAGYDWRDLVNYVMDHFNIEITGGLGPSVGKVLRIGLLGCNASRENVDRVIGALQEALQRCPRNKL